The Methanohalophilus portucalensis DNA window TGTTACTTTTGAAGCGATCATGTTCATACCGACGCTGCAGGAAGTAATCGAAGGTGAAGTTGTTGAAACCGTTGAATTTGGAGCTTTTGTTAGCATAGGTGCAATGGACGGTCTTCTGCATGTTAGCCAGATCACAGACGATTTCATGTCCTATGACGGAAAGAATGGAAGGTTGATCAGTAAGAACGTAAGCAAAGCTCTTTCTGAAGGCGACCGCGTAAGGGCTCGTATAGTGGCTGTTAGTATTAATGAAAGGGAGCCACGTGACAGTAAGATCGGTCTGACAATGCGACAACCTGCTCTGGGCAAGCTGGAATGGCTCGATGAACAGAGAAAGCCCACTGTAGCAAATAAATAATCAGGAGTTCTAGTTATGGTTGAATCTGTTTGCATGGATTGTCACAGGCTTGTTGCAGGTCAGGAATGTCCTGTTTGTGGCACCACGAACCTTAGTAACGATTGGAGCGGACTTTTGGTTATAGTGGACCCTGAAAAGTCCGAAATCGCAAAAAAGATTGGAGTTACGATTCCTGACAAATATGCTTTGAAGGTGCGGTAATTTGGGTGGAACGATTTTAATACCCGCATCCCTGCGTCCTTTGTTGCGTAAAAAATTTGGAGTCCTCTATAAAGGATCCGGTGAAGAAAACATTGGAAAAGTATCAAGGGATCTTGATGACCCCATAAAACTTATATCTGTAGGTGATGTTACTACGTTCCACTTGCTCAAATCGAATATTATTCCAGATATACTTGTAATCGATGAAAAAACTCATCGCCAACCTGCTTGCGAGCAGATGATCACAGGTACAAAACAATCAGGTTTCAAGGAACTGGTTGTAAATAATCCCGCCGGTTCGATTACCGAAGAACTGGTGGATGCACTTGCGGAAGCACTAGTTTCAAATCGACGAGTCAGGATATTTGTGCAGGGAGAAGAAGATCTTGCATCTCTTCCTGCAATAATGATGGCCCCTGTAGGATCCGTCGTTCTTTATGGACAACCTGGCGAAGGTATGATGTTTGTCCGAATTACTGCTTCCAAAAAGGAAGAGATGACAGAACTAATTGACAAGATCATTGATAAACAGCATTGTAAAGAAGAATTATACACTATGTGGAGGAAGTTGTATGGATATCAGCATAATTGAAGAGAAGAACAACACTCTTCTAAACAGAAAGGAACTGAATTTCAATGTGACTTTTGAGGGACCAACACCTGCAAGAAATGACGTTAAATCAAAACTTGCAGCCATGCTGAATGTGCCTATTGAACTTATCATAGTCCAGGACATGAGAAACATGTTCGGTAAACAGGAATTATCCGGTTATGCCAGGATCTATGAAGATGCGTCCCGCATGAAAGAAGTTGAAAAGGGATATAGCCTCAAAAGAAATGAGATTCCAGAACCTGAAGCAGAAGAAGCAAGTGAAGAATAAGGTGGTTACATGGCTGTAAAAGAGTATTATAAAGTAGACGGCGATAATATCGAACGTACCAGGCAGTTCTGTCCCCGTTGTGGCGAAGGTGTATTCCTTGCCGAGCATAAGGACAGGTTGACCTGTGGTAAATGTGGCTATACTGAATTCAAATAAAAATTTTACTTTTCTTTTTCTTTTTCTTTCCTGTAATTATCCAGAGCTAATTTTATAGTATTTTGCAGGGAGTTTTCCTCAAAAGGCTTTATAAGATAACCGTAAGGTTTTGTTTTTTTTGCCCTTTCGAGCATTTTATCATCCGAATAAGCTGTAAGGTATACAACAGGGATGTCCATAGTGTCATATATCTTTTCAGCTGCTTCAATTCCATCAATTTCACCTTTCAGCATTATATCCATAAGTACAAGATCCGGAAAAGTGATTTCAGCTTTTTGTATAGCTTCTTCACCTGAAGCTGCTATGCTGGGCACCCTGAACCCCATTCCTTTGAGCATTTTTTTTATGCCAAGGGCTACTATATTTTCATCTTCTACCACGAGAATTTTTTCACCTGACATCTTCGCCCTCTGTTATTTCTTGATTATTTTCCTGGAAAATAATTTCAAATCTTGTGCCTTGTGATGTGTCTATTTCTATTGTTGCATTGATTTGTTCTGCAAGTGTATGGACAAGCAAAAGGCCAAGGGAATCTGTATCTTCGAAATCAATTTCATCCTTCATTCCGATACCATTGTCACTGACAACCAGTTTGTGATGATCATTTATTTTTCGAAGTTCGATTATTATAGTGCCTTTACCTTTATCAAAAGCATACTTCAATGAATTGGATACAAGTTCATTTATAATTATTCCGAGTGGAACTGCTGTATCCATTCCCAAAAATATGTTTTCCACATTTATTTTTATATCGACTTCACTTTTTTCAAGTACATAGGATTGGGACAGATAATTGATAAGATTTTTGCTATAGTCTGCAAAATCGATGCTCTCCATGTCCTTTGACTGGTAAAGTTTCTCATGTACAAGGGCCATTGTACGAACTCTGTCCCTGCTATTGTTGAAAGCATCCAGCACGTCATCGTCCCTGAATTTTTCAGATTCAAGGTACAATAGTGTGGATATAACCTGAAGATTATTCTTTATCCTGTGGTGTATTTCTTTTTTTCGTATATCTTCAATTTTAAGAAGAGCTTCTTCAGCTTGTTTCCTTTCATCGATATTAACGATTACACCCTGGAGATATTTCACATCATGGCATTTGCCTTCCATATCAGAAACCTGGTTGTAAATGTCATTATCTTTATTAATCATATTATGTATGATTTCACGCTGCTCTCTCTGGATGAAGGTACGCTCATCAACCCATCGGGTTTCACCGTCTTTTGTCAGTATCCTGTACTCTATATTGAACTGGGTTTCCTTACCGGAGCATATTTCTCCTAGTTTAGTTTCAACCTCGGGCAGGTCATCCGGATGTACAATATCTCCATAATCAAGGCCATTCGGTCCGAAATCTTCCGGAGAATAGCCAAACTGGGATATGTTCTTTGATACAACTTCAACAGGCCAGTTCTTTTCTGCTTTCCATTTGAAAACAATTACCGGGCTGTTGTTGACAACTTTTTCCATCTCTTCTCGTAACTGACTGGCATTCTCAAGAGCATTAAGGATGTCATTCAATCCTTCAGGTATTTCCCGGAAATCAATATCCACGTCTGTTTCGGCCCTTTCATCAAGTTTCCCTCCGATAGCAGCATCAGATATATTCTTAAAGTCATTCACGATTTCATTTATCGGGCCTGTCACCGATCTGGTAATCAAGATTGCAACAGCTCCCATGAATATCAATGATATTGAGGAAATCAAAAGTAACCTATTCCTGAGGTCTGTTACTCCTGCAAGCATTTCATCCCTTGGTACCACGAGGATAAATGCAAAATTTGAAGTTT harbors:
- a CDS encoding response regulator: MSGEKILVVEDENIVALGIKKMLKGMGFRVPSIAASGEEAIQKAEITFPDLVLMDIMLKGEIDGIEAAEKIYDTMDIPVVYLTAYSDDKMLERAKKTKPYGYLIKPFEENSLQNTIKLALDNYRKEKEKEK
- the spt4 gene encoding transcription elongation factor subunit Spt4 yields the protein MVESVCMDCHRLVAGQECPVCGTTNLSNDWSGLLVIVDPEKSEIAKKIGVTIPDKYALKVR
- a CDS encoding GTP-dependent dephospho-CoA kinase family protein, producing the protein MGGTILIPASLRPLLRKKFGVLYKGSGEENIGKVSRDLDDPIKLISVGDVTTFHLLKSNIIPDILVIDEKTHRQPACEQMITGTKQSGFKELVVNNPAGSITEELVDALAEALVSNRRVRIFVQGEEDLASLPAIMMAPVGSVVLYGQPGEGMMFVRITASKKEEMTELIDKIIDKQHCKEELYTMWRKLYGYQHN
- a CDS encoding 30S ribosomal protein S24e, whose translation is MDISIIEEKNNTLLNRKELNFNVTFEGPTPARNDVKSKLAAMLNVPIELIIVQDMRNMFGKQELSGYARIYEDASRMKEVEKGYSLKRNEIPEPEAEEASEE
- a CDS encoding DNA-directed RNA polymerase, with protein sequence MYKRMKLVDTVRVAPSLLADDVRVSVKNALKNKLEGRVDKKIGSVVAITDIAEIGEGHILVGDGAVYYDVTFEAIMFIPTLQEVIEGEVVETVEFGAFVSIGAMDGLLHVSQITDDFMSYDGKNGRLISKNVSKALSEGDRVRARIVAVSINEREPRDSKIGLTMRQPALGKLEWLDEQRKPTVANK
- a CDS encoding histidine kinase dimerization/phosphoacceptor domain -containing protein, whose translation is MTWKDVPLKSKLVFFILMGILVVLITSTAVIISTVTTQEEELAYQQSIEKAKNYANKFDIEMRSNQATGQAIAHSLTQYHSENRTEVNNILLKLLEENPDLLGTYVCFEPNAFDGMDSSYVNTTGHDETGRFIPYWNRIPGNITLDPLLDYETSGYYQLPKKLKRDIVTEPYYYEGVFIVSYVTPIIREGEFIGIGGVDVSLNHLNGVVNKVKSFDTGYAIMTGNTGILISHPTNEELVGAKTLYDYGVPEITRMADEIKLGKSGYIETIDPITGKDVVMFYEPIKTSNFAFILVVPRDEMLAGVTDLRNRLLLISSISLIFMGAVAILITRSVTGPINEIVNDFKNISDAAIGGKLDERAETDVDIDFREIPEGLNDILNALENASQLREEMEKVVNNSPVIVFKWKAEKNWPVEVVSKNISQFGYSPEDFGPNGLDYGDIVHPDDLPEVETKLGEICSGKETQFNIEYRILTKDGETRWVDERTFIQREQREIIHNMINKDNDIYNQVSDMEGKCHDVKYLQGVIVNIDERKQAEEALLKIEDIRKKEIHHRIKNNLQVISTLLYLESEKFRDDDVLDAFNNSRDRVRTMALVHEKLYQSKDMESIDFADYSKNLINYLSQSYVLEKSEVDIKINVENIFLGMDTAVPLGIIINELVSNSLKYAFDKGKGTIIIELRKINDHHKLVVSDNGIGMKDEIDFEDTDSLGLLLVHTLAEQINATIEIDTSQGTRFEIIFQENNQEITEGEDVR
- a CDS encoding 30S ribosomal protein S27ae, which translates into the protein MAVKEYYKVDGDNIERTRQFCPRCGEGVFLAEHKDRLTCGKCGYTEFK